From the genome of Glycine max cultivar Williams 82 chromosome 2, Glycine_max_v4.0, whole genome shotgun sequence, one region includes:
- the LOC106797652 gene encoding uncharacterized protein, which yields MKRSERSTKRDPSYWEYVVAYHLVQNSNTSIRPSASSFAPLKLARMIPMLDQFPPFMHGFIEDVVDVKADGNCGYRSVSALLGMGEECTERYEQLRLSLHVDGLSKVSMDKWMDITDMGYVIASRYNVILVSLSRQQSFTFFPLRSQPPAKSAAQHIICVGHVYGFSERSSSLTAYGIVVVKQCVFGGKTMANCICR from the exons ATGAAAAGAAGCGAAAGATCGACAAAGCGTGATCCATCTTATTGGGAGTATGTTGTTGCTTATCATTTGGTTCAAAACAGCAACACCTCAATCAGACCCAGTGCATCATCTTTTGCACCACTGAAGCTAGCAAGGATGATCcccatgttggatcaatttccgCCATTTATGCATGGTTTCATTGAGGATGTTGTTGATGTGAAAGCGGATGGTAATTGTGGATATCGGTCAGTTTCCGCTTTGTTAGGTATGGGAGAAGAGTGCACGGAGAGATATGAACAGCTAAGGTTGTCCCTACACGTGGATGGGTTATCCAAG GTTAGTATGGACAaatggatggatataacggatATGGGATATGTAATTGCGTCAAGatataatgtaatccttgtatcaTTATCACGACAACAGAGCTTCACATTTTTTCCTCTCAGAAGTCAACCACCGGCCAAATCTGCTGCGCAACACATAATATGCGTCGGCCATGTGTAtg GTTTTTCTGAAAGATCGTCGTCCCTTACCGCCTATGGCATTGTTGTGGTCAAGCAATGCGTATTCGGAGGCAAAACAATGGCCAACTGCATATGTAGGTAG
- the LOC102660970 gene encoding protein MAIN-LIKE 2-like, giving the protein MSHTASGVDGYERPDLKLVSHGRKVDKIGRPAPEIEGLIAGTGLSPLIRCSVITTDPGLISAFVERWHRETSTFHLLVGELTITLDDMASLLHLPITSALHTFEPLVTSDAISLLTELLEVSHEEATFETRQAGGHHVRLGWLRDFYQSQCRTRRWVVAARTYLLHLVGCTIFANKSSTHVHVVHLEAFRDLAQTGGFTWGAAALVHMYNHLNDASQASTRQLGGYITLLQGWIYEHFPIVHTSVIHYAYDEGSPRACRWLTGKAHITGIKGAPYRRRLDALSVTDMCWMPYGEHRRVRAFDLISSYTGQLRWDHLVPSGELCVVPEQVAADYMEWFFRILHPFVTRTEETAAPRHPPPLHHKEFVKPPIPEVSVATDLPTHSVVHCEGCQGMAQDLGAIVEDLERVINLRMVTEGTDLHDIMTRCLRRARGDTADGSLRPR; this is encoded by the exons ATGTCACACACAGCATCTGGAGTGGACGGGTAC GAACGACCCGATCTGAAGTTGGTCTCCCACGGTAGAAAAGTAGATAAAATTGGGAGACCAGCGCCTGAGATCGAAGGGTTGATTGCTGGCACCGGATTGAGTCCACTGATCAGGTGTTCTGTTATCACCACTGATCCTGGACTGATATCCGCCTTCGTCGAGAGGTGGCATCGCGAGACTAGCACGTTCCACCTGCTAGTAGGCGAGTTGACAATCACGTTGGATGACATGGCGTCACTCCTACACCTTCCCATCACTAGCGCGCTGCATACGTTCGAGCCGCTTGTTACTTCAGACGCCATTAGTCTACTGACGGAGCTTCTTGAGGTCAGTCATGAAGAGGCTACATTTGAGACCCGACAGGCTGGTGGGCATCATGTCCGGTTGGGGTGGCTTCGAGACTTTTATCAGAGCCAGTGCAGGACCAGACGATGGGTTGTAGCAGCCCGCACGTATCTGCTCCACTTGGTGGGTTGTACTATTTTCGCCAATAAGAGTTCAACCCATGTACATGTCGTGCACTTGGAGGCTTTCAGGGACCTGGCCCAGACAGGGGGATTCACCTGGGGGGCGGCTGCATTAGTCCACATGTACAACCATCTGAATGACGCTTCGCAGGCCTCTACACGGCAGCTGGGCGGTTATATTACACTTCTCCAG GGCTGGATATACGAGCACTTTCCTATAGTGCATACATCCGTCATTCATTATGCTTATGATGAGGGGAGCCCACGGGCCTGCAGGTGGCTTACGGGTAAGGCTCATATTACGGGGATCAAGGGAGCCCCATATCGGAGACGTTTGGATGCCTTGAGTGTGACTGACATGTGCTGGATGCCCTATGGTGAGCACCGGCGAGTTAGGGCCTTTGACTTGATATCGTCGTACACCGGCCAGCTCAGATGGG ATCATTTGGTGCCTTCAGGGGAGCTCTGTGTAGTTCCTGAACAGGTGGCGGCAGactacatggagtggttttttCGGATATTGCACCCATTCGTCACGCGGACCGAGGAGACTGCTGCGCCGAGACATCCGCCTCCCCTTCATCATAAGGAGTTCGTCAAGCCACCCATCCCCGAGGTTTCAGTCGCGACCGATCTCCCTACGCATTCAGTG GTTCACTGCGAAGGATGTCAGGGGATGGCTCAAGATTTAGGAGCGATTGTTGAGGATTTGGAGCGGGTCATCAACCTCAGGATGGTCACTGAGGGCACTGACTTACATGACATCATGACTCGTTGTCTGAGGAGAGCTAGAGGTGACACCGCAGATGGAAGTCTTAGGCCGCGCTAG